ACCGCGACCCGGCGGCCGCTCAGCGCGGCCGGGTCTGCGGCTGCGCCTTCACTGCTCGGCTGCGTCAGCACGAGCGGGCCGCAGCCTCTGCCCAAAGCGCCGCCGCAAGGCAGCAGCGCGTAATCCTGCAGCACCCAGGGGAGCGCTGCATACGAGATTTTCAAGACATCGGGGCCTGTGCCTTCGGCAGCCAACCGATTGGTAATATCGATGTCCGCATATTGGACATCAAGCTCAGGCGCACCCGGAATTAATCCGTGCGCCCACGCATGGAAGACAAATGTATCATTGGGACAGGGTGAATACGCAATTTTCATCTTAAAGCACCTCCGCTAGGACTGAACTTGCTGCTTCTAAAGCTTTAAAGGCATCCCCGATGCGCCAGGCATCGCGGTCGCGTGGACCAATCGCGTTCGAGATCGCACGAATCTCCAGTACCGGCACGCCGCGCTGCTCGGCGGCCGTGGCGATGCCGAAGCCTTCCATGGCTTCGGCTGCCGCCCCAGGCACGCGAGCGGCAAGCGCCGCAGCAGTCGCCGCCGTGCCGGTGGCTGTCGCGACGGTGAGCACCGGCCCCGCTTGCGCGGACAATCCGGCGACTTGCAGCGCCGCCGTTACGCGCTCGGCCAATGCGGCGTCAACGCTAACGCGTGTTGAGCCGAAGCCGAGCTCGTC
Above is a genomic segment from Paenibacillus sp. HWE-109 containing:
- a CDS encoding futalosine hydrolase, with translation MRILVMTAVAPERDAVQRGLGHDSRFEFALAGVGLAAAAVNGALELAKAEYDLVIIAGIAGGFVGKAEIGSLVVANEIIAADLGVELLDGFSSLDELGFGSTRVSVDAALAERVTAALQVAGLSAQAGPVLTVATATGTAATAAALAARVPGAAAEAMEGFGIATAAEQRGVPVLEIRAISNAIGPRDRDAWRIGDAFKALEAASSVLAEVL